Genomic DNA from Rathayibacter sp. VKM Ac-2759:
GCCGTCTACTGCCCCTGAGCCGGCGCCGGGCAGGAAGCTTCGCTGTCAGCTCTCCTCGGATCAGGAGGACTGACGGCGCTTCGGAGACGGAGATGACGAAAGCGGGTCCCGTCTCCTTTTCGCCTGGGGGACGTTCTCAGAGGCGTGAGCGATCGGCGCCGCCAATCGACTCGATACGCTCGGCGAATGATCGACGCACGCCCTCGCCCCACGCGTCGCCGATGGCCGGTCGTCGTCGCCGTCGTTGCTGCGGCACTCCTGTATGCGACTGTCGTGCTGACTTACGCAGGCGGCATTCGGGAGTCGAGCGATGGCTGCGAGACGGTCATCGCGGGCGATGACCCCGTCACCGTGAAGCTGCAGCCGGCGGCAGTGAATGCGGCCCGTCAGAGGCTCGAGTTCCAGCTGACCCTGGTGCCTTCCGAGAGCCTGACCTCCTCCGACGGCTACACGGCCACCGAGACGATCAGCTTGGTGACCTTCCCGGTCGACGGATCGAGCGTTCTGACGTTCCCGGCGGGTGAGGTGCTCGAGAGCTCGACGCAATCGGACTACGCCGAGGGAATCGTCGAGGAATGGCCCTTCGACAGTTACCGGGCCGACCTCACGACCTTCGCTTTCACCGGCGAGGATGACCATCAGGATGGCCACGAGCACACCGCTCTCCCCACCCGAGTCTGCCTCGACGATGCCGTGCCGGGATGGCAGCTGCACACCGTGACGATCGAGCACCCCGCGAACACCGTGCCCACGGCTGGCGGCCTTCGACCACTGCCCTCCGTGGAGATCACGGCGACCCGCTCGGCGAGCACGGTCGCCTTCGGGATCGTGCTGCTCGGGTTGATGGCGGCCACTCCGGTGCTGGTCCTGTTCGTCGCCATCAGCGCATACACCGGCCGCCGAAAGGTGGAGGCCACCCTCACGAGCTGGATCGGCGCGATGCTCTTCGCCGTCATTCCGCTGCGGAACTTCCTGCCCGGTGCGCCACCGGTCGGTTCTTGGATCGACTACCTCGTGGTGCTGTGGGTGATCGCGGGGCTCGTCACTGGACTTGCGATCTATATCCTCGCGTGGAATCGCTGGGGACACGGGGCCACCTCAGGGACGTCGAGTGTCTCCGGATCCGACGGTCCCTGAGGCGCGGTATGGGTGTGCTGCGCTGCCAGTCCCCTCACGTTGTAGCGCCCGTCGC
This window encodes:
- a CDS encoding DUF4436 family protein; this encodes MIDARPRPTRRRWPVVVAVVAAALLYATVVLTYAGGIRESSDGCETVIAGDDPVTVKLQPAAVNAARQRLEFQLTLVPSESLTSSDGYTATETISLVTFPVDGSSVLTFPAGEVLESSTQSDYAEGIVEEWPFDSYRADLTTFAFTGEDDHQDGHEHTALPTRVCLDDAVPGWQLHTVTIEHPANTVPTAGGLRPLPSVEITATRSASTVAFGIVLLGLMAATPVLVLFVAISAYTGRRKVEATLTSWIGAMLFAVIPLRNFLPGAPPVGSWIDYLVVLWVIAGLVTGLAIYILAWNRWGHGATSGTSSVSGSDGP